In a single window of the Limnochorda sp. L945t genome:
- a CDS encoding prepilin peptidase → MGLVIPFVAVLGMAVGSFVSAAVYRLARGITVVRGRSRCPHCQHVLGAADLVPLVSYVWSRGRCRYCGVRISPMYPLLEVTCASGFVLLWLASATPAMWVVRATLFSLLVALVLTDLQAGTLPDALTVTGLMLATGFAAAGWSVGLNQALVGAAVGAATILVIVWASRGGMGIGDAKMLAMIGAFLGPWGALGTLVWGSFLGSVVGAGLLLTGRATRKTKLPFGPFLAAGALLAQWTVPLWLRFVGLGAPPGS, encoded by the coding sequence GTGGGCCTCGTGATCCCGTTCGTGGCCGTGCTGGGGATGGCGGTCGGTAGCTTCGTGAGCGCTGCCGTTTACAGGTTGGCTCGAGGCATCACGGTGGTGCGGGGCCGTTCGCGGTGCCCCCACTGCCAGCACGTTTTGGGTGCCGCGGACCTCGTTCCCCTGGTGAGCTACGTGTGGAGCCGGGGGAGATGCCGCTACTGCGGCGTCCGGATCTCGCCCATGTACCCGCTGCTCGAGGTAACATGTGCGTCAGGCTTCGTGTTGCTGTGGCTGGCCAGCGCCACTCCCGCCATGTGGGTGGTGCGCGCCACGCTCTTCTCGCTCCTCGTTGCGCTCGTGCTGACGGATCTCCAGGCGGGCACGCTGCCCGACGCGCTCACGGTGACGGGGCTCATGCTGGCGACAGGATTCGCCGCCGCCGGTTGGTCAGTTGGGCTGAACCAGGCTCTCGTCGGCGCCGCTGTGGGAGCGGCCACGATTCTGGTCATCGTATGGGCCAGCCGGGGCGGGATGGGCATCGGGGACGCCAAGATGCTCGCCATGATCGGGGCGTTCTTGGGGCCGTGGGGGGCGCTGGGAACGCTTGTTTGGGGCAGCTTCCTCGGGAGCGTGGTCGGGGCGGGGCTGCTGCTGACCGGACGGGCGACCCGCAAGACCAAGCTACCGTTCGGGCCGTTCCTGGCGGCCGGGGCCTTGCTGGCCCAGTGGACGGTGCCCCTCTGGCTGCGGTTCGTTGGACTGGGAGCTCCCCCTGGCTCATGA
- a CDS encoding radical SAM protein — protein MTTATPSSYPAYLALYESGELERRAGRAVAALASCRLCPRNCGADRLVDQRRACRTGRLARVASAFTHHGEEACLRGRRGSGTIFFSWCNLRCVFCQNFDISQAGDGAELTAEELAALMLRLQAAGCHNINLVTPEHVVPQVLEALVIAVRGGLRLPLVYNTSAYDSMESLALLDGVVDIYMPDFKVWDPDVSRRLLKAPDYPEVARRTVKEMHRQVGPLVIDEHGLARRGVLLRHLVMPGGLAGTAEIMQWVARELSPDTYVNLMAQYHPAGRVLAEPRAFPELARRITRAEYEAALAAARAAGLWRFDRGG, from the coding sequence ATGACCACGGCGACCCCGAGCTCGTACCCGGCATACCTGGCGCTCTACGAGTCCGGCGAACTCGAGCGCCGGGCCGGGCGCGCGGTCGCCGCGCTGGCCTCCTGCCGTCTGTGCCCCCGCAACTGCGGCGCCGACCGCCTGGTCGACCAGCGCCGTGCCTGCCGCACCGGGCGCCTGGCTCGGGTCGCCTCCGCCTTTACGCACCACGGGGAAGAAGCATGCCTGCGGGGCCGGCGTGGCTCCGGCACGATCTTCTTCTCGTGGTGCAACCTGCGCTGCGTCTTCTGCCAGAACTTCGACATCAGCCAGGCAGGCGATGGCGCGGAACTCACCGCCGAAGAGCTCGCCGCCCTCATGCTGCGCCTGCAAGCCGCCGGCTGCCACAACATCAACCTCGTCACCCCGGAGCACGTCGTCCCCCAGGTGCTCGAAGCGCTGGTCATCGCGGTGCGCGGCGGCCTCCGCCTGCCGCTCGTGTACAACACCTCGGCCTACGACTCCATGGAGAGCCTGGCCCTGCTCGACGGCGTGGTCGACATCTACATGCCGGACTTCAAGGTGTGGGATCCGGACGTCTCCCGCCGCCTGCTCAAGGCGCCCGACTACCCCGAGGTAGCCCGCCGGACCGTCAAGGAGATGCACCGCCAGGTAGGCCCGCTCGTCATCGACGAGCACGGGCTCGCCCGCCGCGGCGTGCTGCTGCGCCACCTGGTCATGCCGGGCGGCCTCGCGGGAACGGCCGAGATCATGCAGTGGGTGGCCCGGGAGCTGTCGCCGGACACGTACGTCAACCTGATGGCCCAGTATCACCCGGCCGGTCGCGTGCTGGCCGAGCCTCGCGCCTTCCCCGAACTCGCCCGCCGCATCACGCGCGCCGAGTACGAGGCCGCGCTCGCCGCCGCCCGGGCCGCCGGCCTGTGGCGGTTCGACCGCGGCGGCTGA